The Solibacillus sp. FSL W7-1436 genome window below encodes:
- a CDS encoding D-alanyl-D-alanine carboxypeptidase family protein, which produces MKKVRMQTVLSVVLIPILILSMLAMAPAKTNAATDLGLTVDAAILIDADTGKILYEQNAETALGIASMTKMMTEYLLLDAIEEGSISWDQQYNVTEYTYKVSQNRLLSNVPLRADGTYTIRELYEAMAIYSANAATIAIAETIAGTEKEFLKLMDKKAEELGLENYKFVNATGLNNADLQGMHPEGTGEKDENVMPARSVAKLAYHLLKDHPDMLETAKIPKKIFREGTSDAISMSNWNFMLPGLVYEYEGVDGLKTGTTDFAGHTFTGTAKRGDTRLIAVVMKAVDSKGVGSYKARFDATAKLFDYGFGQFSKVELLPGNYVFEEQKTIPVIKGKEDSVKIGVKEPVSVMVKTSEKDSYVPTLTLDKKELEAGIEKDQVVGQAVLAPKEGVDFGYIDGNPITADVVTTESVERAGKISLMFQGIGSFFGNLWNGVFGFAGNLIK; this is translated from the coding sequence GTGAAGAAGGTAAGAATGCAAACGGTATTAAGCGTTGTCTTAATTCCGATTTTAATACTTAGCATGCTGGCGATGGCCCCTGCTAAGACAAACGCAGCGACGGATTTAGGGTTAACGGTAGATGCAGCAATTTTAATTGATGCAGACACAGGAAAAATTTTATATGAGCAAAACGCAGAGACGGCTTTAGGTATTGCAAGTATGACGAAAATGATGACAGAATATCTATTACTTGATGCAATCGAAGAAGGTTCAATTTCATGGGATCAACAATATAATGTAACAGAGTATACATATAAAGTTTCCCAAAACCGTTTATTGAGTAATGTGCCGTTACGTGCTGATGGTACGTATACGATCAGAGAATTATATGAAGCAATGGCAATCTATTCTGCAAATGCTGCTACAATTGCAATTGCTGAAACAATTGCAGGTACAGAAAAAGAATTCCTGAAATTAATGGATAAAAAAGCAGAAGAACTTGGCTTGGAGAATTATAAATTTGTAAATGCAACAGGTTTGAATAATGCTGATTTACAAGGCATGCATCCAGAAGGTACTGGAGAAAAGGATGAAAACGTTATGCCTGCTCGTTCTGTAGCAAAATTAGCGTACCATTTATTAAAAGATCATCCTGACATGTTAGAAACAGCAAAAATTCCGAAGAAAATATTCCGTGAAGGTACTTCGGATGCAATTAGTATGTCCAACTGGAACTTCATGCTACCAGGCCTTGTATATGAATATGAAGGCGTAGACGGGTTGAAAACAGGGACAACAGACTTTGCTGGTCATACATTTACAGGAACAGCTAAACGTGGCGATACACGTTTAATCGCTGTTGTTATGAAGGCAGTGGATTCAAAAGGTGTTGGCTCTTATAAAGCACGTTTTGATGCGACGGCGAAGTTATTCGATTATGGATTCGGTCAATTTTCGAAAGTAGAACTTCTTCCAGGTAACTATGTATTTGAAGAGCAAAAAACAATTCCTGTTATTAAAGGGAAAGAAGACTCTGTCAAAATCGGTGTAAAAGAGCCGGTTTCTGTAATGGTTAAGACGAGCGAAAAAGATTCATACGTTCCGACATTGACACTGGACAAGAAAGAACTTGAAGCGGGAATTGAGAAAGACCAAGTAGTCGGACAGGCAGTACTTGCACCAAAAGAAGGTGTAGATTTCGGCTATATTGACGGCAATCCTATTACAGCAGATGTCGTGACGACAGAATCGGTTGAACGTGCAGGAAAAATCTCATTGATGTTCCAAGGTATCGGAAGCTTTTTCGGTAATTTATGGAATGGTGTGTTTGGATTTGCAGGTAATTTAATTAAATAA
- the yaaA gene encoding S4 domain-containing protein YaaA — translation MNELVIDTEYITLGQALKMTDAISSGGMAKWFLSEHEVYVNGEVEDRRGKKLRHGDVINIPGVGRYKIVDAFIQNGEN, via the coding sequence TTGAATGAATTAGTAATTGATACAGAATATATAACGCTTGGTCAAGCGCTGAAAATGACAGATGCAATTAGCTCTGGCGGTATGGCAAAGTGGTTTTTAAGTGAACATGAAGTGTATGTAAATGGAGAAGTGGAAGATCGCCGCGGAAAAAAACTGCGTCATGGAGATGTGATTAATATCCCTGGTGTAGGCCGTTACAAAATTGTAGATGCATTTATTCAAAACGGAGAAAATTAA
- the guaB gene encoding IMP dehydrogenase, producing the protein MWETKFAKEGLTFDDVLLVPGHSEVLPKDVDLSVNLTDSIKLNIPLISAGMDTVTESKMAIAMARQGGIGIIHKNMSIDEQAEEVEKVKRSENGVITNPFFLTPEHQVFDAEHLMGKYRISGVPIVNNMEDQKLVGIITNRDLRFISDYSLKIDDVMTKEDLIIAPVGTTLEDAEKILQQYKIEKLPIVDEAGKLTGLITIKDIEKVIEFPNAAKDSHGRLVVGAAVGVSKDTMMRIAKLVEAQVDIVVIDTAHGHSQGVLNTIKDIRAAYPDLDIIAGNVATAEGTRALFEAGADVVKVGIGPGSICTTRVVAGVGVPQITAVYDAASVARELGKTIIADGGIKYSGDITKALAAGGHTVMLGSLLAGTSESPGETEIFQGRRFKVYRGMGSLGAMEKGSKDRYFQEDAKKLVPEGIEGRLPYKGPLADTIHQLVGGVRAGMGYCGAPDLEYLREKSQFIKMSGAGLRESHPHDVQITKESPNYSLQ; encoded by the coding sequence ATGTGGGAAACAAAATTTGCTAAAGAAGGTTTAACATTTGATGATGTACTATTAGTACCAGGGCACTCTGAGGTGTTACCGAAAGATGTTGATTTGTCTGTAAATCTAACTGACAGCATTAAGTTAAACATTCCATTGATCTCTGCAGGTATGGATACTGTAACCGAATCGAAAATGGCAATTGCAATGGCTCGTCAAGGTGGAATTGGTATTATTCATAAAAATATGAGTATTGATGAACAAGCAGAAGAAGTCGAAAAAGTAAAACGCTCTGAAAACGGCGTTATTACAAATCCATTCTTCCTTACACCAGAACATCAAGTTTTCGATGCAGAACACTTAATGGGCAAGTACCGCATTTCAGGTGTCCCTATTGTAAATAACATGGAAGATCAAAAGTTAGTTGGTATTATTACAAACCGTGATTTACGCTTTATTTCAGATTACTCATTAAAAATTGATGATGTAATGACAAAAGAAGATTTAATCATTGCTCCTGTAGGGACAACTTTAGAAGATGCTGAAAAAATTCTTCAGCAATATAAAATCGAAAAGTTACCGATTGTTGATGAAGCGGGTAAACTAACTGGCTTAATCACAATCAAAGATATCGAAAAGGTAATTGAATTCCCAAATGCAGCAAAAGACAGCCATGGCCGATTAGTTGTAGGAGCTGCGGTTGGTGTTTCTAAAGATACAATGATGCGTATTGCCAAACTAGTGGAAGCACAAGTGGATATCGTTGTAATTGATACAGCACATGGTCATTCTCAAGGCGTTTTAAATACTATTAAAGACATTCGTGCAGCTTACCCGGACTTAGATATTATTGCAGGAAATGTTGCAACAGCTGAAGGGACACGTGCATTATTTGAAGCTGGTGCCGATGTTGTAAAAGTAGGAATCGGTCCTGGTTCTATTTGTACAACACGTGTTGTTGCAGGTGTTGGTGTACCACAAATTACTGCTGTTTACGATGCAGCATCAGTTGCACGTGAATTAGGCAAAACAATTATTGCTGATGGCGGTATCAAATATTCAGGCGATATCACAAAGGCTTTAGCTGCAGGTGGACATACTGTAATGTTAGGTTCATTATTAGCAGGAACATCTGAATCTCCTGGTGAAACAGAAATTTTCCAAGGACGTCGCTTTAAAGTGTACCGTGGAATGGGTTCATTAGGTGCAATGGAAAAAGGATCTAAAGATCGTTACTTCCAAGAAGATGCGAAAAAGCTTGTACCAGAAGGAATTGAAGGTCGTTTACCATACAAAGGACCTTTAGCAGATACAATTCACCAATTGGTTGGTGGCGTACGTGCCGGAATGGGTTACTGCGGTGCACCGGATTTAGAATATTTACGTGAAAAATCACAGTTCATTAAAATGTCGGGTGCAGGCTTACGTGAATCACATCCACATGATGTACAAATCACGAAAGAATCACCAAACTACTCTTTACAATAA
- the gyrA gene encoding DNA gyrase subunit A, which yields MSDIQHGHIESRNITTEIKSSFLSYAMSVIVSRALPDVRDGLKPVHRRILYGMQELGNTSDKPYKKSARIVGDVMGKFHPHGDSSIYDAMVRMAQDFSYRYMLVDGHGNFGSVDGDGAAAMRYTESRMSKIAMEMLRDINKDTIDYGPNYDGSENEPLVLPARYPNLLVNGASGIAVGMATNIPPHHLGETIDGVLAVADNPGITTEELMEIIPGPDFPTGGIILGRSGIRRAYESGRGSLTIRAKVEIEQASNGKETILVHELPYQVNKAKLIEKIAELVRDKKIDGITNLRDESDRNGMRIVIEVRRDANANVVLNNLFKQTAMQSSFGVNMLALVDGQPKVLGLKEVLYHYLEHQKVVIKRRTAFELRKAEERAHILEGLRIALDHIDEIISIIRASRSGEEARPQLMERFNLSERQAQAILDMRLVRLSGLEREKIEAEYQELLKLIDELKAILADEAKVVEIIRTEMTDIKERYSDERRTEITAGGLEMIEDEDLIPRENSVLTLTHNGYIKRLAANTYRSQKRGGRGVQGMGTNEDDFVEHLLFTSTHDTILFFTSKGKVFRAKGYEIPEFGRQAKGLPIVNLLNIDKGEHVTAMIRVTEFKEDAYFIFTTKTGVTKRTPVDQFANIRTNGLIAITLREDDDLISVHLTDGTKEIIIGTSDGMLVRFKEDDIRSMGRSAAGVRGIKLRDGDFVVGMEILEPGQEILVVTENGYGKRTPESEYRLQSRGGLGLKTMQITDKNGKMCAVKAVDGSEDIMLITINGMLIRMDVNDISVIGRSTQGVRLIRLAEGEYVATVARVKKEDDAPDDEEIDSETDGESNSAVEE from the coding sequence TTGTCTGACATTCAGCATGGACATATTGAATCTAGAAATATTACAACAGAAATAAAATCATCTTTCCTAAGCTATGCGATGAGCGTTATCGTTTCGCGTGCCTTACCTGATGTGCGAGATGGACTTAAACCGGTACATCGCCGTATTTTATACGGTATGCAGGAGCTGGGAAATACTTCAGATAAACCATATAAAAAGAGTGCCCGTATCGTAGGGGACGTAATGGGTAAATTCCACCCTCACGGTGACTCATCTATTTATGATGCGATGGTCCGTATGGCGCAGGATTTCAGCTACCGTTATATGCTGGTCGACGGTCATGGTAACTTTGGTTCAGTTGATGGCGACGGAGCCGCAGCAATGCGTTATACAGAATCACGTATGTCAAAAATCGCGATGGAAATGTTGCGCGATATTAACAAAGATACGATTGATTATGGACCAAACTATGATGGCAGTGAAAACGAACCTTTAGTATTGCCGGCTCGCTATCCGAATCTATTAGTGAATGGTGCTTCTGGTATCGCCGTAGGTATGGCTACTAATATTCCGCCACATCATCTTGGAGAAACGATTGACGGTGTATTGGCAGTAGCAGACAACCCAGGCATTACGACAGAAGAGCTAATGGAAATCATTCCAGGTCCTGACTTCCCTACAGGGGGAATTATTCTAGGACGCAGCGGAATTCGCCGTGCATACGAATCAGGCCGTGGTTCACTGACAATTCGTGCTAAAGTGGAAATTGAACAAGCTTCAAACGGTAAAGAGACCATTTTAGTGCACGAATTACCATATCAAGTCAACAAAGCAAAACTAATTGAAAAAATTGCCGAGTTAGTACGGGATAAAAAGATTGACGGTATTACTAATTTACGCGATGAATCAGACCGTAACGGTATGCGTATCGTTATTGAAGTGCGCCGTGATGCAAACGCAAATGTCGTACTGAACAATTTATTTAAGCAAACTGCAATGCAATCAAGCTTTGGTGTAAATATGCTTGCGCTAGTTGATGGACAGCCAAAAGTATTAGGTCTAAAAGAAGTGCTTTATCATTACTTAGAACACCAGAAAGTAGTAATTAAACGTCGTACTGCATTCGAGCTTCGAAAAGCAGAGGAACGTGCACATATTTTAGAAGGTTTACGTATTGCGCTTGATCATATCGATGAAATTATTTCTATTATCCGAGCTTCTCGCAGCGGTGAAGAAGCAAGACCTCAATTAATGGAGCGTTTTAATTTATCTGAACGCCAGGCACAGGCAATTTTGGATATGCGTCTTGTGCGTTTAAGCGGATTGGAACGCGAAAAAATTGAGGCTGAATACCAGGAACTTTTAAAGCTAATCGATGAATTAAAGGCGATTTTGGCTGATGAAGCAAAAGTAGTTGAAATTATCCGTACAGAAATGACGGATATTAAAGAGCGTTACAGTGATGAGCGTCGTACAGAAATTACAGCTGGCGGTTTAGAAATGATTGAAGACGAAGATTTAATTCCTCGTGAAAATTCGGTACTTACATTAACACATAACGGTTACATTAAACGTTTAGCTGCGAATACGTATCGCTCGCAAAAACGCGGTGGCCGTGGTGTACAAGGTATGGGCACGAATGAAGATGACTTCGTAGAACATTTATTATTCACTTCTACACACGATACAATTCTTTTCTTCACTTCAAAAGGGAAAGTATTCCGTGCAAAAGGATATGAAATTCCGGAGTTCGGTCGCCAAGCGAAAGGACTGCCAATTGTAAACTTGCTTAATATTGATAAAGGTGAGCATGTTACTGCAATGATTCGCGTAACTGAGTTTAAAGAAGATGCCTACTTTATCTTTACTACAAAAACAGGGGTAACAAAACGTACACCTGTTGATCAGTTTGCAAATATCCGTACTAATGGTTTAATCGCCATTACATTACGAGAAGACGATGATTTAATTTCTGTACATTTAACGGATGGCACAAAAGAAATTATTATCGGTACAAGCGATGGTATGTTAGTACGATTTAAAGAAGACGATATTCGTTCGATGGGTCGTTCGGCAGCCGGTGTACGCGGTATTAAACTTCGCGATGGTGACTTTGTAGTAGGAATGGAAATTCTTGAACCAGGTCAGGAAATTTTAGTTGTCACTGAAAATGGTTACGGTAAACGTACACCTGAATCCGAATACCGTTTACAAAGCCGTGGCGGGTTAGGTCTGAAAACGATGCAAATTACCGATAAGAACGGTAAGATGTGCGCGGTTAAGGCCGTGGATGGATCAGAAGACATTATGTTAATAACAATCAATGGTATGTTAATTCGTATGGACGTAAATGATATATCTGTTATTGGACGAAGCACACAGGGTGTTCGTTTAATCAGACTTGCTGAAGGCGAATATGTAGCAACTGTTGCACGGGTGAAAAAAGAAGATGATGCTCCGGATGATGAAGAAATCGATTCCGAAACTGATGGAGAGTCAAATTCAGCTGTAGAAGAATAA
- a CDS encoding HD-GYP domain-containing protein has product MEAILIRVEELRLGKVIAEDIFANTQYPIIYKNTKVKPEHLRVFELFNLKTVLIHNENEVDETEIIEEKLENPPVTLPLEQSASFEKSYLDGIEQLKKEFSNWEAGGRVDLTKVRNIMIPLMDMVLENRTYIFDLNSYSNAKDYLYHHCIATGLIAAVIAKKMGYERGDTIQLAIAGMLADSGMSRIPSRIRDKKSVLTESEFREVRKHPYYSYLLIKNVTAIKDIMKIAVYQHHERLDGSGYPKGDRSGSISIFAQIVAVADVFHAMTSERMYRSKQSPFKVTEMIKEEEFGKFDIKVVQALMHIVVDLPIGTKVELSNLELGEVMFINKYSPTRPLVKLTRTGEIIDLSSNRSFYISRILS; this is encoded by the coding sequence TTGGAAGCAATATTGATAAGAGTTGAGGAATTGCGATTAGGTAAAGTAATTGCTGAAGATATTTTTGCCAATACACAATATCCAATTATCTATAAAAATACAAAAGTAAAGCCAGAACATTTACGCGTATTTGAACTATTTAACTTAAAAACAGTATTAATACATAATGAAAACGAAGTTGATGAAACAGAGATAATTGAAGAGAAGTTAGAAAATCCTCCTGTAACTTTACCATTGGAGCAATCTGCAAGTTTTGAAAAATCCTATCTCGATGGAATTGAACAATTGAAAAAAGAATTTTCAAATTGGGAAGCTGGCGGAAGAGTAGACCTGACAAAGGTAAGAAACATAATGATTCCGTTAATGGATATGGTTTTAGAAAATCGCACTTATATATTTGATCTGAACAGTTATTCGAATGCGAAGGATTATTTATACCACCATTGTATTGCTACAGGTTTAATTGCGGCTGTCATTGCAAAGAAAATGGGATATGAGCGGGGAGATACGATTCAGCTTGCCATCGCCGGAATGTTAGCAGATAGTGGGATGTCAAGAATTCCTTCACGTATACGGGATAAGAAAAGTGTCTTAACAGAGTCAGAATTTAGGGAAGTAAGAAAACATCCTTATTATAGTTACTTACTAATTAAAAATGTAACAGCTATAAAAGATATTATGAAAATAGCTGTTTATCAGCACCATGAACGTTTGGATGGCAGCGGGTATCCAAAAGGTGACCGTAGCGGATCGATTTCAATCTTTGCCCAGATTGTTGCTGTAGCAGATGTATTCCATGCGATGACCAGTGAACGTATGTATCGATCAAAGCAGTCTCCTTTTAAAGTAACCGAGATGATTAAGGAAGAGGAGTTTGGAAAATTTGATATTAAAGTTGTTCAGGCTTTAATGCATATTGTCGTTGATCTACCAATTGGAACGAAAGTTGAATTATCAAATTTAGAGCTTGGTGAAGTAATGTTCATCAATAAGTATTCACCTACACGTCCACTTGTCAAATTAACGCGCACAGGGGAAATTATAGATCTTTCTTCTAATAGAAGCTTCTATATTTCGCGTATCCTTTCTTAA
- the gyrB gene encoding DNA topoisomerase (ATP-hydrolyzing) subunit B, whose protein sequence is MALEDNKVQQSYDADQIQVLEGLEAVRKRPGMYIGSTSSKGLHHLVWEIVDNSIDEALAGYCTGITVTIEQDNWIRVEDNGRGIPVDIQEKMGMPAVEVIMTVLHAGGKFGGGGYKVSGGLHGVGASVVNALSSQTIVQVHRDGKIHEIIFERGQTVQKLTVIGETDHTGTTTRFKADSEIFKETTVYEYDILATRIRELAYLNRGISLTIADERIGQERSETFHFEGGIREYVEHINENKEPIHVPIDVLGEKEGITVEIAMQYNSGFSSNIMSFANNINTYEGGTHESGFKTALTRVINDYARKANLIKESDANLTGEDVREGLTAIVSIKHPEPQFEGQTKTKLGNSEVSQITNALFSDGFERFLLENPTVARQVIEKGTMAARARVAAKKAREFTRRKSALEVSSLPGKLADCSSTNPAESEIYIVEGDSAGGSAKSGRDRHFQAILPLRGKILNVEKARLDRILSNAEIRAMITAFGTGIGEEFNLEKARYHKIVIMTDADVDGAHIRVLLLTFFFRFMRPLIEAGYVYAAKPPLYQVKQGKHVEYCYSDQELEDILNRLPKLPKPNVQRYKGLGEMNATQLWDTTMDPEHRTLIRVELDDAIEADKIFDHLMGDEVAPRRDFIEENAVYVQDLDI, encoded by the coding sequence GTGGCTTTAGAAGATAATAAAGTCCAGCAATCTTATGATGCGGATCAAATACAAGTATTAGAAGGATTAGAGGCTGTTCGAAAACGTCCGGGCATGTATATTGGTTCAACAAGTTCAAAAGGATTGCACCATTTAGTTTGGGAGATTGTTGATAATAGTATTGATGAAGCTTTAGCAGGTTATTGTACAGGAATCACAGTGACAATTGAACAAGACAATTGGATTCGCGTAGAAGATAACGGTCGTGGTATTCCCGTAGATATTCAGGAAAAAATGGGTATGCCTGCTGTTGAAGTAATTATGACAGTACTTCATGCCGGCGGTAAATTCGGTGGCGGAGGCTACAAAGTATCAGGTGGTCTTCACGGTGTTGGTGCTTCTGTAGTAAACGCATTATCAAGTCAGACAATTGTTCAAGTACACCGTGATGGTAAAATCCATGAAATTATTTTTGAGCGCGGTCAAACGGTTCAAAAATTAACGGTCATCGGTGAAACAGACCATACAGGTACAACAACTCGATTTAAAGCTGACAGCGAAATATTCAAAGAAACAACAGTTTATGAATACGATATTTTAGCAACACGTATCCGTGAACTAGCCTATTTAAATCGTGGCATCAGCCTTACGATTGCAGATGAGCGCATCGGACAGGAACGTTCTGAAACATTCCACTTTGAAGGCGGTATTCGTGAATATGTTGAGCATATAAACGAAAATAAAGAACCTATCCATGTACCGATTGATGTGCTGGGCGAAAAAGAAGGCATTACGGTTGAAATTGCTATGCAGTATAATTCAGGCTTCAGCTCTAATATTATGTCCTTTGCAAACAACATCAACACGTATGAAGGTGGTACGCATGAATCAGGCTTTAAAACTGCCTTAACACGTGTTATTAACGACTATGCCCGCAAAGCAAACTTGATTAAAGAATCGGATGCCAACCTTACAGGCGAAGATGTTCGTGAAGGTTTAACGGCAATCGTGTCAATAAAACACCCGGAACCTCAATTTGAGGGTCAAACTAAAACAAAACTTGGTAACTCTGAAGTAAGTCAGATTACAAATGCTTTATTCTCAGATGGATTTGAACGTTTCCTGCTTGAAAATCCAACGGTTGCACGCCAAGTTATCGAAAAAGGTACTATGGCGGCACGTGCGCGTGTAGCAGCGAAAAAGGCCCGCGAATTTACACGTCGTAAATCTGCACTAGAAGTTTCAAGCTTACCAGGTAAATTAGCAGACTGTTCTTCGACAAACCCTGCTGAATCTGAGATTTATATTGTAGAGGGTGACTCTGCCGGCGGATCGGCTAAATCAGGCCGTGACCGTCATTTCCAGGCGATCTTACCATTGCGCGGAAAAATCCTTAATGTTGAGAAAGCACGCTTGGACCGTATTTTATCGAATGCCGAAATCCGTGCGATGATTACAGCATTCGGTACTGGTATTGGGGAAGAGTTTAATTTAGAAAAAGCACGTTATCACAAAATCGTAATTATGACGGATGCCGATGTCGATGGTGCACATATTCGTGTGCTATTGCTGACATTCTTCTTCCGTTTCATGCGTCCATTAATCGAAGCGGGCTATGTATATGCCGCAAAACCGCCGCTTTACCAGGTGAAACAAGGGAAACATGTTGAATACTGCTACTCTGATCAGGAGTTAGAAGATATTTTAAACCGTCTGCCGAAGTTACCGAAGCCTAATGTACAGCGTTATAAAGGTTTAGGGGAAATGAATGCAACACAATTATGGGATACAACAATGGATCCAGAGCACCGTACTTTAATTCGAGTAGAATTGGATGATGCAATTGAAGCAGATAAAATTTTCGATCACTTAATGGGTGATGAAGTTGCCCCACGTCGTGATTTTATCGAAGAAAATGCAGTATACGTGCAAGACTTGGATATTTAG
- the recF gene encoding DNA replication/repair protein RecF (All proteins in this family for which functions are known are DNA-binding proteins that assist the filamentation of RecA onto DNA for the initiation of recombination or recombinational repair.) → MNIERLQLTNYRNYESLTLDFSDKINVFIGENAQGKTNVMESIYVLAMAKSHRTANDKELIRWDADYGKIEGVVNKRYGGVPIELTISKKGKKGKINHLEQTKLSNYIGQMNVVMFAPEDLNIVKGSPQIRRRFIDMEIGQISPVYLHDLLTFQKILKQRNHLLKKNAGKQSLASDVMFDIYTEQYVQAAIQIIRKRFQFIELLQDWAEPIHFGISRGLEKLVIKYRPVTGMEASWTAEEMTDYLIKKLEEVKQREIERGVTLIGPHRDDLQFFVNDYDVQVYGSQGQQRTTALSLKLAEIELIKQETKETPILLLDDVLSELDDYRQSHLLNTIQGEVQTFVTTTSVEGIHHDTIQHAKLFQVTQGTIEQP, encoded by the coding sequence ATGAACATCGAGCGCTTGCAGCTAACAAATTATCGTAACTATGAATCGTTAACACTGGATTTTTCAGATAAAATTAATGTTTTTATTGGGGAGAATGCTCAAGGAAAAACAAATGTAATGGAATCAATCTATGTACTAGCGATGGCCAAATCTCATCGTACCGCGAACGATAAAGAATTAATACGTTGGGATGCGGATTATGGTAAAATAGAAGGTGTGGTAAATAAGCGTTACGGTGGCGTTCCTATCGAATTGACGATTTCAAAAAAAGGCAAAAAGGGCAAAATCAATCATCTTGAACAAACGAAACTAAGCAATTATATCGGACAGATGAATGTAGTAATGTTTGCACCTGAAGATTTGAATATCGTAAAGGGCAGCCCCCAAATTCGCCGAAGATTCATCGATATGGAAATCGGACAAATTTCCCCTGTTTACTTACATGATTTACTAACATTCCAAAAGATTTTGAAACAACGTAATCATTTATTGAAAAAAAATGCGGGAAAACAATCACTCGCATCTGATGTGATGTTTGATATTTATACAGAACAATATGTGCAGGCGGCAATTCAAATTATCCGTAAAAGATTTCAGTTTATCGAGCTTTTACAAGATTGGGCTGAACCGATTCACTTTGGCATTTCGCGAGGATTAGAAAAGCTTGTCATAAAATACCGTCCTGTAACAGGGATGGAAGCAAGCTGGACTGCCGAAGAAATGACGGATTACTTAATAAAGAAACTAGAAGAAGTGAAGCAGCGTGAAATTGAGAGAGGCGTAACACTTATAGGGCCTCATCGGGATGATCTGCAGTTTTTTGTGAATGATTATGATGTTCAAGTATATGGCTCACAAGGGCAGCAACGCACAACGGCATTATCTTTAAAGCTTGCCGAAATTGAACTTATCAAACAGGAAACGAAGGAAACTCCGATTCTTTTATTGGATGATGTTTTATCTGAATTGGACGATTATCGCCAATCACATTTATTAAATACAATTCAAGGTGAAGTCCAGACATTCGTTACAACAACGAGCGTAGAAGGTATTCACCATGACACAATACAGCACGCAAAATTGTTCCAAGTCACACAAGGAACAATTGAACAACCATAG